The following are encoded in a window of Haloarcula halophila genomic DNA:
- a CDS encoding MFS transporter, which yields MTARTERLFSGYGGRMLVTLSVAWATLQLGRFLLPPLLPSIIADLGTTTVVAGLALGTLQAVYAVTQFPSGRLSDRFTRPSLVVPGLVVLTAGFLVVSGTTTVWLFVAAALLLGVGKGLFAVPSRAQLSDLFVRRRGQALGLYAAGTDVGGILASVGGVVVTGGGATMAVVGLEPVPGLDWRTPFVPVAAVLGLVCLAYVAWNRDSYRIGRTNVELLATIRRLATTRRQREALVAFALFYFVVGAWVNFLPTYLTNGKGFAEPVAAGLYAVVFVVGVVVKPTAGALSDRVPRRAVGAGGLLLGVVALAAVVTTDSLIAVGLAIAAYALGYKAVFPVADATLLDAAPADNLGADLGAARALFLGVGALGPVYMGWIAAVASYRLAFTGLAGCLVVAAALLLRGVVGSKPA from the coding sequence GTGACCGCACGCACCGAGCGGCTGTTCTCGGGGTACGGCGGGCGGATGCTCGTGACCCTGAGCGTCGCCTGGGCCACGCTCCAGTTGGGACGGTTCCTCCTGCCGCCGCTGTTACCGTCGATCATCGCCGACCTGGGGACGACGACGGTCGTCGCCGGCCTCGCCCTGGGCACGCTCCAGGCGGTCTACGCCGTCACCCAGTTCCCCAGCGGTCGGCTCTCGGATCGGTTCACCCGTCCGTCGCTGGTGGTGCCCGGGCTTGTCGTTCTCACCGCCGGCTTCCTGGTGGTCTCGGGGACGACGACCGTGTGGCTGTTCGTCGCCGCGGCGCTCCTGCTCGGCGTCGGGAAGGGGCTGTTCGCGGTCCCCTCGCGTGCGCAACTGTCGGACCTGTTCGTCCGGCGTCGCGGGCAGGCGCTCGGGTTGTACGCCGCCGGGACCGACGTCGGGGGGATTCTCGCCTCGGTCGGAGGCGTGGTCGTCACCGGCGGCGGCGCGACCATGGCGGTGGTCGGCCTCGAACCGGTCCCGGGACTTGACTGGCGGACGCCGTTCGTCCCTGTGGCGGCCGTCCTGGGGCTGGTCTGTCTGGCCTACGTCGCCTGGAACCGCGACTCCTACCGGATCGGTCGGACGAACGTGGAACTCCTCGCGACGATCCGACGGCTGGCGACCACTCGCCGGCAGCGGGAGGCGCTTGTCGCGTTCGCGCTCTTTTATTTCGTCGTCGGCGCGTGGGTGAACTTCCTCCCGACGTATCTCACCAACGGGAAGGGTTTTGCCGAACCCGTCGCCGCGGGGCTGTACGCCGTGGTGTTCGTCGTCGGCGTCGTCGTCAAACCCACGGCCGGGGCGCTCTCCGACCGGGTTCCCCGCCGGGCGGTCGGGGCAGGCGGCCTCCTGCTCGGCGTCGTCGCGCTGGCGGCCGTCGTCACGACCGACTCGCTGATCGCCGTCGGCCTCGCCATCGCCGCCTACGCCCTCGGCTACAAGGCGGTGTTCCCCGTCGCCGACGCCACGCTGCTGGACGCCGCGCCCGCCGACAATCTGGGTGCGGACCTGGGGGCCGCGCGGGCACTGTTCCTCGGCGTCGGCGCGCTCGGACCGGTGTATATGGGCTGGATCGCGGCCGTCGCGAGCTACCGGCTGGCCTTCACCGGGCTCGCCGGCTGTCTGGTGGTCGCAGCGGCGCTCCTGCTCCGTGGCGTGGTCGGAAGCAAGCCGGCTTGA
- a CDS encoding type 1 glutamine amidotransferase domain-containing protein yields the protein MSSALFVVSEHGYWGEECIEPLTTLTDAGLEITVATPSGDPPVLDERSVDPAEVGEETAEHVRAVHDSDERLNDPTPIARVEAADYDAVVFPGGHGTEWDVTQDSDARRLLRDAVEGEDGTALVVCHAVGILAFTRDSDGDMLVAGRSVTGFPNAWEEGIVDEDDLMPDGRKLPYWVEDEVKAAGAAWDAELDADTSVTVDGDLVTARGPPSSARAARTLLEELGIEVPA from the coding sequence ATGTCATCCGCACTGTTCGTCGTCAGCGAACACGGCTACTGGGGAGAGGAGTGTATCGAGCCGCTCACCACGCTCACCGACGCCGGCCTGGAGATCACCGTCGCCACACCGTCCGGTGATCCACCGGTGCTGGACGAACGCTCCGTCGACCCTGCGGAGGTCGGTGAGGAGACCGCCGAACACGTCCGCGCGGTCCACGACTCCGACGAGCGACTCAACGACCCGACACCGATCGCTCGGGTCGAGGCGGCCGATTACGATGCCGTCGTCTTCCCGGGCGGTCACGGGACCGAGTGGGACGTCACCCAGGACAGCGACGCTCGCCGACTGCTCCGGGACGCCGTCGAGGGCGAGGACGGGACAGCCCTCGTCGTCTGTCACGCCGTCGGTATCCTCGCGTTCACCAGGGACAGCGACGGGGACATGCTCGTCGCCGGCCGGTCGGTCACCGGCTTCCCCAACGCCTGGGAGGAGGGGATCGTCGACGAGGACGACCTGATGCCCGACGGTCGAAAACTCCCCTACTGGGTCGAAGACGAGGTCAAAGCCGCCGGGGCTGCGTGGGACGCGGAACTCGACGCCGACACGAGCGTCACTGTCGACGGCGATCTGGTCACCGCCCGCGGGCCGCCGTCCTCGGCCCGGGCCGCACGGACCCTTCTCGAAGAACTCGGGATCGAGGTACCGGCCTGA
- a CDS encoding TRAP transporter permease codes for MAQHQSSEISDEEVDEVLQEIERKRSLQGPAAVAVAIIGVSFSVFQMWLAAKGFVLSLDVPVVGTVEFAALQLLQINAIHVAFGLVLAFLLYPSSTGDGPIATRCLRFGRWVEDRLGADHPLARAIHGVGAALAWLFVDPDFDRVTPFDVVLMAISVLAAAYFVTDFSEIQRMRALGLESGRPIQAVFTFLEPVAGLLGPLTETSYAMVLGAIGVLLVLEATRRAISLYLMFIVAAFVVYARFGFMIPQNAAYVGVLSIPPLGWDSIIQNLWYNTENGVFGIPVTVSVQFIYIFILFGAFLEMSGAGQWFIDLAYAATGTRRGGPAKASILASGFMGTISGSSIANTVTTGAFTIPLMKRSGYRPEFAGGVEASASSGGQILPPVMGAAAFLIVQYTATPFREVIVAATIPAIVFFFGVWVMVHFEAVKQNIGGLDPSELVDIRSHLRTGWFYLVPIGLLLYYLIVERLSVARSAWFTLIAIGALITLVAAYSDETRARLGAIFGVLFAAEFLAQFLAGAGIVAAATGQGAGGQSAQAAFAATVGGLGSLAILAGVLTLVTRPELDSPILSFDEAVDEASVSTANVLGRSELASNGLYRLGVFLGKSMEGGARTAVPVVIAVAAAGIIPGVISVSGLGPNLVALIRAVAGGSLVLLLLVTAVASIILGMGMPTTVTYIILVSLLAPALTSFGVPLLAAHLFILYFGVIADITPPVAVAAYAAAGVAKSDAFQTGIDAFSLSLNKAIVPFAFVLSPGIVLLRRKANADELPVREQYRVVQLSDFADPGFAIFEVLIPVLGVFVGVVALAATVIGFVYGPLSRTERAAFAVSSLLLMAPGLAVSGLFDVTGLLGLGGGEVTLAMDLGLRAVGVVLFAMLLFTNRQRGGVPTEQSGGAEPT; via the coding sequence ATGGCACAACACCAATCGTCTGAGATCTCCGACGAGGAAGTCGACGAGGTGCTCCAGGAGATCGAACGCAAGCGTTCGTTACAGGGGCCGGCCGCCGTCGCGGTGGCGATCATCGGCGTCTCGTTTTCGGTCTTCCAGATGTGGCTGGCGGCGAAAGGGTTCGTCCTCTCGCTCGACGTTCCGGTCGTCGGGACCGTCGAGTTCGCGGCGCTGCAGTTGCTCCAGATCAACGCGATCCACGTCGCCTTCGGACTGGTGCTCGCGTTCCTGTTGTATCCGTCAAGCACCGGCGACGGGCCGATCGCGACCCGGTGTCTCCGGTTCGGGAGGTGGGTCGAGGACCGACTCGGCGCCGACCACCCGCTCGCGCGAGCGATCCACGGAGTCGGCGCCGCGCTGGCGTGGCTGTTCGTCGATCCCGACTTCGACCGGGTGACTCCCTTCGACGTGGTCCTGATGGCCATCTCCGTGCTGGCGGCGGCGTATTTCGTCACGGACTTCAGCGAGATCCAGCGGATGCGCGCGCTCGGGCTGGAGAGCGGCCGGCCGATCCAGGCGGTGTTCACGTTCCTCGAACCGGTCGCGGGTCTGCTCGGACCGCTGACCGAGACGTCCTACGCGATGGTCCTGGGGGCCATCGGCGTCTTGCTCGTTCTGGAGGCGACCAGGCGCGCGATCAGTCTCTACCTGATGTTCATCGTCGCGGCCTTCGTCGTCTACGCCCGTTTTGGCTTCATGATCCCCCAGAACGCCGCCTACGTCGGGGTCCTCTCGATCCCGCCGCTGGGGTGGGACTCGATCATCCAGAACCTCTGGTACAACACCGAAAACGGCGTCTTCGGCATCCCGGTGACGGTCTCCGTGCAGTTCATCTACATCTTCATCCTCTTCGGCGCGTTCCTGGAGATGTCTGGGGCGGGCCAGTGGTTCATCGACCTGGCCTACGCCGCGACGGGGACCCGTCGGGGCGGCCCGGCGAAAGCGAGCATCCTCGCTAGCGGTTTCATGGGGACCATCTCCGGGTCGTCGATCGCAAACACCGTGACGACCGGTGCCTTCACGATCCCGCTGATGAAGCGGTCGGGCTACCGCCCGGAGTTCGCCGGCGGCGTCGAGGCCTCGGCGTCTTCGGGTGGACAGATCCTCCCTCCGGTGATGGGTGCCGCCGCCTTCCTGATCGTCCAGTACACGGCGACGCCGTTCCGTGAGGTCATCGTCGCGGCGACGATCCCGGCGATCGTCTTCTTCTTCGGCGTGTGGGTGATGGTCCACTTCGAGGCCGTCAAGCAGAACATCGGCGGACTGGACCCCTCGGAGCTGGTCGACATCCGGAGCCACCTCCGGACCGGCTGGTTCTATCTGGTCCCGATCGGGCTCCTCCTGTACTACCTCATCGTCGAGCGACTCTCGGTCGCCCGGTCGGCGTGGTTCACGCTCATCGCGATCGGGGCGCTCATCACGCTCGTGGCGGCCTACAGCGACGAGACGCGTGCACGTCTGGGAGCGATCTTCGGCGTCCTGTTCGCCGCCGAGTTCCTCGCGCAGTTCCTCGCGGGTGCGGGGATTGTCGCCGCGGCTACCGGTCAGGGGGCCGGCGGCCAGTCGGCACAGGCAGCGTTCGCCGCCACCGTCGGTGGCCTCGGGTCGCTCGCGATTCTCGCCGGCGTGCTGACGCTCGTGACCCGGCCGGAACTGGACTCGCCGATCCTCTCGTTCGACGAGGCGGTCGACGAGGCGTCCGTCTCGACGGCGAACGTGCTCGGTCGCTCCGAGTTGGCGAGCAACGGGCTCTACCGGCTCGGCGTCTTCCTCGGGAAATCGATGGAGGGGGGTGCCAGGACGGCCGTCCCGGTCGTCATCGCCGTCGCGGCGGCGGGGATCATCCCCGGCGTCATCAGCGTCTCCGGACTGGGACCGAACCTCGTCGCGCTCATCCGGGCGGTCGCCGGCGGGTCGCTGGTCCTCCTGCTGTTGGTGACCGCGGTCGCCTCGATCATCCTCGGGATGGGGATGCCCACGACGGTCACCTACATCATCCTCGTCTCGCTGCTGGCGCCGGCGCTGACCAGTTTCGGCGTCCCGCTGCTGGCGGCGCACCTCTTCATCCTCTATTTCGGGGTGATCGCCGACATCACACCGCCGGTCGCGGTGGCGGCCTACGCCGCCGCGGGGGTGGCCAAGTCCGACGCGTTCCAGACGGGGATCGACGCGTTCTCGCTGTCGTTGAACAAGGCCATCGTCCCGTTCGCCTTCGTCCTCTCGCCGGGGATCGTCCTCCTGCGCCGGAAGGCAAACGCCGACGAGTTACCGGTCCGCGAGCAGTACCGGGTCGTCCAGTTGTCGGACTTCGCCGACCCCGGCTTCGCGATCTTCGAGGTCCTGATCCCGGTCCTGGGCGTGTTCGTCGGCGTCGTCGCGCTGGCGGCGACGGTGATCGGCTTCGTCTACGGCCCGCTCTCCCGGACGGAACGGGCCGCGTTCGCGGTCAGTTCGCTGCTGTTGATGGCACCCGGCCTGGCCGTCTCCGGCCTGTTCGACGTCACCGGCCTGTTGGGTCTGGGCGGCGGCGAGGTCACGCTCGCGATGGATCTGGGACTCCGTGCGGTCGGTGTGGTCCTCTTTGCCATGCTGTTGTTCACGAACCGACAGCGCGGGGGCGTCCCGACCGAGCAGTCCGGCGGTGCCGAACCCACCTAA
- a CDS encoding histidine kinase N-terminal 7TM domain-containing protein — protein MVLSPQLVGGVQIVAGLAALLLLKPAVDNPDKPGSRGYAVCTVGVGLWMFGLSVPKFTVDYALTVSSFHVLILGTELAVTGWLLLALSITDRTHLIRRTAIALGGGILLLQLLLWTNPLHHLLYEPGLGLDESGLARGIDAAIMTTLEWWWVHTAASYLCGLTGELLLVRGALTSSGIRRKQFGWLSLAAVPVILASTVSTFQLFDLQYNVSSAGFLLAVPVLAVVLFRSRFLDIVPVARRTAMDEMEAAMITLDSQDRVVDANKRARELFDCGPEYVGMPGSEFFGSGPDEMLSGISKEAGEEAELTIAADGQQRHFSVSSSPIGDSPEQGRVVLLHDITPQKRRERELEETKQSLEQSNERLDRFASTVSHDLRNPLYVAQGHLELAETENEHLTAVERAHTRMEVLIEDLLTLARQGDVIEETDAVDLATLAETTWQNVATAEAVLAIETEQTIRADSSRVEELLENLFRNAVEHGGERVTVTVGELDDGFYVADDGPGIPVEEHGDVFDAGYSTATDGTGFGLSIVHEIVEAHGWGISVTDSESGGAQFEIRL, from the coding sequence ATGGTGCTCAGCCCACAGCTGGTCGGGGGTGTTCAGATCGTCGCCGGGTTGGCGGCTCTGCTCCTGCTGAAACCAGCTGTCGATAACCCAGACAAACCCGGCAGTCGGGGGTATGCCGTGTGCACCGTCGGGGTCGGGTTGTGGATGTTCGGGCTGAGTGTCCCGAAGTTCACCGTAGACTATGCGCTGACAGTGAGTAGCTTTCACGTCCTCATACTAGGAACCGAGCTTGCGGTTACAGGATGGTTGTTGCTGGCCTTATCGATCACCGACCGCACGCATCTCATACGGCGGACCGCGATTGCCCTGGGCGGCGGTATTTTGCTTCTGCAGTTGCTGCTCTGGACGAACCCCCTTCACCATCTGCTGTACGAACCGGGTCTGGGACTCGACGAGTCCGGACTCGCCCGTGGTATCGATGCGGCGATTATGACGACGTTAGAGTGGTGGTGGGTCCACACTGCAGCGAGCTACCTGTGCGGGTTGACCGGTGAACTACTACTCGTGAGGGGTGCCCTCACATCGAGTGGAATCCGCCGGAAACAGTTCGGGTGGCTCTCGCTCGCCGCAGTCCCCGTTATTCTCGCAAGCACTGTGTCCACCTTTCAGCTATTCGATCTGCAGTACAACGTCTCCTCCGCCGGGTTTTTACTCGCAGTTCCGGTCCTGGCTGTGGTCCTGTTTCGCTCCCGGTTTCTGGATATCGTTCCGGTAGCCAGACGGACCGCGATGGACGAGATGGAGGCCGCGATGATCACGCTCGACAGCCAGGACCGGGTCGTCGACGCGAACAAGCGCGCCCGGGAACTGTTCGACTGCGGACCGGAATACGTCGGGATGCCCGGAAGCGAGTTCTTCGGTTCTGGCCCCGACGAGATGCTCTCAGGGATCAGCAAAGAGGCCGGTGAGGAAGCCGAACTCACAATCGCGGCCGACGGCCAGCAGCGACACTTTTCCGTGTCTAGTTCGCCGATCGGTGACTCCCCTGAACAAGGGCGGGTAGTCTTGCTTCACGACATCACACCGCAGAAGAGACGAGAGCGGGAACTCGAAGAGACGAAACAGTCCCTCGAACAGTCGAACGAGCGACTCGACCGGTTCGCCAGTACGGTGTCTCACGACCTTCGGAACCCGCTCTACGTCGCCCAGGGGCATCTCGAACTCGCCGAAACGGAAAATGAGCATCTCACCGCCGTGGAGAGAGCTCACACGCGGATGGAAGTCCTGATCGAGGACCTCCTGACGCTCGCTCGCCAAGGGGACGTGATCGAGGAGACGGACGCTGTCGATCTGGCCACGCTCGCAGAGACCACCTGGCAGAACGTGGCGACGGCGGAAGCGGTACTTGCTATCGAGACCGAGCAGACGATCCGTGCCGACTCGTCCCGGGTCGAAGAGCTGCTAGAGAACCTGTTTCGGAACGCGGTCGAACACGGTGGCGAGCGCGTGACTGTAACGGTGGGAGAACTAGACGACGGGTTCTACGTTGCCGACGACGGCCCGGGCATCCCCGTCGAGGAACACGGCGACGTGTTCGATGCTGGCTACTCGACAGCCACTGACGGCACCGGTTTTGGACTGAGTATCGTCCACGAGATCGTCGAGGCACACGGGTGGGGGATCAGCGTCACTGACAGCGAGAGCGGCGGCGCGCAGTTCGAGATCCGTTTGTGA
- a CDS encoding DUF1850 domain-containing protein: MRRGHVAIVVAAALVVAGSAAAIPDGRTLVVEDVETGERYLQVPVSNGTVVALEYTHSVEKTRVYDEYTVRGDRLEMTRMEFESYGWGLPSGANVTRENGTFVYDPPGVYEGVTVAPGEVAGHKLHVAGETYDLVARTNEQSVRLHLTGRSTVAGTTDILTTNGTTPIV; the protein is encoded by the coding sequence ATGCGCCGAGGACACGTCGCTATCGTCGTCGCCGCCGCGCTCGTCGTCGCGGGCAGCGCCGCGGCGATCCCCGACGGACGGACCCTCGTCGTCGAGGACGTCGAGACCGGAGAACGGTACCTGCAGGTCCCCGTCAGCAACGGCACCGTCGTCGCCCTGGAGTACACACACAGCGTCGAGAAGACCCGTGTCTACGACGAGTACACCGTCCGCGGCGACCGACTGGAGATGACGCGGATGGAGTTCGAATCCTACGGCTGGGGGCTCCCGAGCGGGGCCAACGTCACCCGCGAGAACGGGACGTTCGTCTACGATCCCCCCGGCGTCTACGAGGGCGTGACGGTCGCACCCGGCGAGGTCGCGGGGCACAAACTTCACGTCGCCGGGGAGACCTACGACTTGGTAGCACGCACCAACGAACAGTCGGTCCGTCTCCATCTGACCGGACGGTCGACAGTCGCTGGCACCACGGATATACTCACAACCAATGGCACAACACCAATCGTCTGA
- a CDS encoding TAXI family TRAP transporter solute-binding subunit has translation MSKEHTRRRFIQTAGVAGVVALAGCGGDGGSGDGGSGDGGSGDGGSGDGGSGDGGSGDGDSGGNGGDTRLSWHAGGTGGTYFPLSNEFKTIVEDNTDFTLNVQSTGASVENVGNLSSGDADFALIQNDIASFAKNGTGIDAFQDNPVENLMGVATLYPETITVVTLADTEITSLSDLSGATINTGDLGSGTQVNALQILEAVGITDFNEQNASFSQAADQLRNGDIDAAFVVGGWPVGAIEDLATTNDIVIVPIEGDNRQAVKDAASWFADDTIPAGTYSGVDQAVETVAVQAMIATRSGVDESTVETVTAAIFDNVDDLTIKTDFISRESAQDGMSIELHPGAASYFEM, from the coding sequence ATGTCTAAAGAGCACACGCGCAGACGGTTCATACAGACAGCGGGCGTCGCGGGCGTCGTCGCACTCGCGGGCTGTGGCGGCGACGGTGGGTCCGGAGATGGCGGTTCCGGTGACGGTGGATCGGGTGACGGCGGCTCCGGAGATGGCGGCTCCGGCGACGGTGGCTCGGGTGACGGCGACTCCGGCGGCAACGGCGGCGACACGCGCCTCTCGTGGCACGCCGGCGGGACCGGCGGGACCTACTTCCCGCTCTCGAATGAGTTCAAGACGATCGTCGAGGACAACACGGACTTCACGCTGAACGTCCAGTCGACGGGAGCGAGCGTCGAGAACGTCGGCAACCTCTCCAGCGGTGACGCCGACTTCGCGCTCATCCAGAACGACATCGCCTCCTTCGCCAAGAACGGGACCGGGATCGACGCCTTCCAGGACAACCCCGTCGAGAACCTGATGGGCGTCGCGACGCTGTACCCCGAGACGATCACCGTGGTAACGCTTGCGGACACGGAGATCACGAGCCTCTCGGACCTCTCGGGGGCGACGATCAACACCGGTGACCTCGGCTCCGGGACACAGGTCAACGCCCTCCAGATCCTCGAAGCCGTCGGTATCACCGACTTCAACGAGCAGAACGCGTCCTTCTCACAGGCGGCCGACCAGCTCCGGAACGGCGACATCGACGCGGCGTTCGTCGTCGGCGGCTGGCCGGTCGGCGCCATCGAGGACCTCGCGACGACCAACGACATCGTCATCGTCCCGATCGAAGGCGACAACCGCCAGGCGGTCAAGGACGCCGCCTCCTGGTTCGCCGACGACACCATCCCCGCCGGTACCTACTCCGGCGTCGATCAGGCCGTCGAGACCGTCGCCGTCCAGGCGATGATCGCGACCCGGTCGGGAGTGGACGAGAGTACCGTCGAGACGGTCACCGCGGCCATCTTCGACAACGTCGACGACCTCACGATCAAGACCGACTTCATCAGCAGGGAGTCGGCTCAGGACGGGATGTCCATCGAACTCCACCCCGGCGCGGCGTCGTACTTCGAGATGTAA
- a CDS encoding DUF5828 family protein has translation MADMEESVSGFKTRGGWVAVVEHGERITRALKDLAGDEELAVDEEALAEFDDWRPKSHERLDEDVNEKTAEQASVDEGKGEQAGKDPDEDLQTAGEKLSESYENLDEPDEAIDKWGESVDYVARAADSAGRKALRKVEDAVYRNVMTQIAPYYFDNELVSANLQRINGEDNPEYVFEVNVNDDDLKLRVSNQLADYDQDVDRWHVDTEKVTEAVEAAEGVDAVEPGEETDAKTN, from the coding sequence ATGGCTGACATGGAAGAGAGCGTTTCAGGCTTCAAGACGCGAGGGGGCTGGGTCGCCGTCGTCGAACACGGCGAGCGGATCACCCGGGCGCTGAAGGACCTCGCGGGCGACGAGGAACTGGCTGTCGACGAGGAGGCGCTCGCGGAGTTCGACGACTGGCGTCCCAAGAGCCACGAACGGCTCGACGAGGACGTCAACGAGAAGACCGCAGAGCAGGCGAGCGTCGACGAGGGGAAAGGCGAGCAGGCCGGCAAAGACCCCGACGAGGACCTCCAGACCGCGGGTGAGAAGCTGAGCGAGTCCTACGAGAACCTGGACGAACCCGACGAGGCGATCGACAAGTGGGGCGAGTCCGTCGACTACGTCGCCCGGGCAGCCGACTCGGCCGGCCGGAAGGCGCTGCGGAAGGTCGAGGACGCCGTCTACCGGAACGTGATGACACAGATTGCGCCCTACTATTTCGACAACGAACTCGTCAGTGCGAACCTCCAGCGGATCAACGGCGAGGACAACCCCGAATACGTCTTCGAGGTCAACGTCAACGACGACGACCTCAAGCTCCGGGTCTCGAACCAACTCGCCGACTACGATCAGGACGTCGACCGCTGGCACGTCGACACCGAGAAAGTGACCGAGGCCGTCGAGGCCGCCGAAGGGGTGGACGCGGTCGAACCGGGCGAGGAGACCGACGCGAAGACGAACTAA
- a CDS encoding phytoene desaturase family protein, protein MGPNVTATTEPLAGQSATVVGAGFGGLATACYLADAGADVTVLERHDRPGGHANRIEDGGFTFDTGPSWYLMPDVFERFFGHFDRDPGDYYDLVRLDPHYRVLWKGGADGEIADSVDMRPDMDHNRRVFRSYEAGADDALDEYLAEAEHTYEVGMERFVYEDRQRLRDFLDPEVVRSARGLTFLGSMQDHVADYFEHPKLRQLMQYTLVFLGGSPYNTPALYNLMSHVDFELGVYYPDGGVYSVVEGMVELAEELGVEIRTGLEVTGLAGEPDGVAVTTADGTAATDLAVANANLAHVDRDLLPDGTRETRRGYWENRTYAPSAYMLYLGVEGDVSPLEHHTLVLPEDWEPHFRSIFEEPRWPTDPAYYVNVPSVTDDSVAPDGHHAVVVLVPIAPGLDDDEPAREQFREQVLSDLARHAGVDLRDRIVVEHEACVSEFARRYDDPEGTALGLAHTLRQTGPLRPGHRSSAVDGLYYTGSFTTPGIGVPMCLISGQHAADAVVDDM, encoded by the coding sequence ATGGGACCCAACGTGACAGCGACGACGGAACCGCTCGCGGGCCAGTCGGCGACGGTCGTGGGTGCGGGCTTCGGTGGGCTGGCGACGGCCTGCTATCTGGCCGACGCCGGGGCCGACGTGACGGTGCTGGAACGCCACGACCGCCCCGGCGGCCACGCGAACCGCATCGAGGACGGCGGATTCACGTTCGACACCGGCCCCTCGTGGTACCTGATGCCCGACGTCTTCGAGCGCTTCTTCGGCCACTTCGATCGGGACCCGGGCGACTACTACGACCTGGTCCGTCTGGACCCTCATTACCGGGTCCTCTGGAAGGGGGGAGCCGACGGTGAGATCGCCGACAGCGTCGACATGCGCCCGGATATGGACCACAACCGGCGGGTGTTCCGGTCCTACGAGGCCGGTGCCGACGACGCGCTGGACGAGTACCTCGCTGAAGCCGAACACACCTACGAGGTCGGGATGGAGCGGTTCGTCTACGAGGACCGCCAGCGACTCCGGGACTTCCTGGACCCCGAGGTGGTCCGCTCGGCCCGCGGACTCACGTTCCTGGGCTCGATGCAGGACCACGTCGCCGACTACTTCGAGCACCCGAAACTGCGGCAACTGATGCAGTACACGCTGGTCTTCCTGGGCGGATCGCCGTACAACACGCCGGCGCTGTACAACCTGATGAGCCACGTCGACTTCGAGTTGGGCGTCTACTACCCCGACGGGGGCGTCTACAGCGTCGTCGAGGGGATGGTCGAACTGGCCGAGGAACTGGGCGTCGAGATCAGGACTGGGCTGGAAGTAACCGGCCTGGCGGGCGAACCCGACGGCGTGGCGGTGACGACGGCGGACGGGACGGCGGCGACTGATCTCGCGGTGGCGAACGCGAACCTCGCCCACGTCGACCGGGACCTGTTGCCCGACGGGACCCGGGAGACCCGCCGGGGCTACTGGGAGAACCGTACCTACGCACCGTCGGCGTACATGCTCTACCTGGGCGTCGAGGGCGACGTTTCCCCGCTGGAACACCACACGCTGGTGTTGCCCGAGGACTGGGAGCCACACTTCCGGAGCATCTTCGAGGAGCCACGCTGGCCGACCGACCCCGCCTACTACGTCAACGTCCCCTCCGTCACCGACGACAGCGTGGCACCCGACGGCCACCACGCCGTCGTCGTCCTGGTCCCTATCGCACCCGGGCTGGACGACGACGAACCCGCCCGTGAGCAGTTCCGCGAGCAGGTCCTCTCGGACTTGGCACGGCACGCCGGAGTCGATCTGCGAGACCGCATCGTCGTCGAGCACGAGGCCTGCGTCTCGGAGTTCGCTCGCCGGTACGACGACCCCGAGGGGACCGCACTCGGACTCGCACACACGCTGCGCCAGACCGGCCCCCTCCGACCGGGCCATCGCTCCTCGGCCGTCGACGGCCTCTACTACACAGGATCGTTCACCACGCCCGGTATCGGCGTGCCGATGTGTCTCATCAGCGGCCAGCACGCCGCCGACGCAGTCGTCGACGATATGTAG